DNA from Colletotrichum higginsianum IMI 349063 chromosome 7 map unlocalized unitig_7, whole genome shotgun sequence:
CTGTCCTATTGCCAATGCTTTGTAGAGCCTCTCGTGTTCATCTTTGCCTCTCAGTACTTCTTCATCCTCAGGTCCTCCATGTGGGGCCCTACATGTAAGAAGGGTATCATGCGTTGCTGTGCAGTAGGACCCGTTTTTCTTCCAGAAAACCTAGGTTGTGGCTGTGGTGCTGCAATGCTCTCCACCAAGTTCAGGCTTCGGTAAACATCCGCTCAGCGCCATGCAAGTCCTGGAGATGCTGTGACAACCAGACATGGTCATCTTACATCTTTGACCCGCCTGGCTGTGGTCTGCATTCTATGACCAGAGAGCATCCAGACAAAGATGACAAAGACACTGAACAGCGTCACCCGGACGAAGTGGCGGACCCGAAACCGCATGTTTGCATCGTGAACAAACAGGTTGGACAGGTCCGAGAGGTCAAAGTCGGTGAGATACTTAATATCGCAGTCTCTGACCTTGGGTTCAGCATATGCCCGATACTCATCAACAATGGTGTTGAGCTCCCAGCCCGTCACCTTGCGGACGACACCGACAACACACCCAGTGCGGTGCTGTGATCATGTCAGTAAGTGGGAGAAGGTATGAGAATGAACTTGGATGAACGCACCTTGCCATGGTTGCAATGGATGAGTAAAGGATGGTGCTCGCGGTTCAGGACCAGTCGCAGGATAGCCTTCATTGTCCGGATAGGGATAGCCTCCTTCTTTGTGCCCTTCATGTTGAATACATGATGGCGGATGCCATTCCCAGACATGAAGGCTGTATATGGCTCATCGACATCATCCTTCTGGACAAGGGTGCTGTGTAATTGGTCAGCATTGAGGGGACCACTACACAGCAAGGTGAGTAATCAAGATGACTTACACAATCGACTTGAGGCCAAGATTCCGAATGAAGCCGAAATCCTCGGGCTTGGGATAGCTGCTGCGATACACTCCTGGGACCACGACGCCGAAGTTGATAGGTCTCCCGTCAATGGGCAGGACTCGCTCGATGCCTGGAGATATGGGTGAAGCCAACGGTGTCTTCAGCTGATCAGCGGCTTTCAGGAGCGCATCTTCATGCCAGACCACGGGTTTTTCTCCAGGGGCAGCGGGCTTCGACTTTTCATCTTCCACCAAGATGATTTGCTTCTGTACGTAGACGTCCAGAGTGGTGTCGGGGGCAGACACAGACTCGCGCGAGCCTTGACGTGAGGGGCCCTTGACCTGGTACTTCTCTGCCAGCTCGAGGGGAACGGCGTCTTCTTGCTTGGAGTTGCGTCTTGTCGGGCGGTAGGTGGGATCTTCTTCCGGGTGACCACCTCCATCCTCGAGGAAGGGTCTTGTACTTCTTTTTGAAACAATGGCGCCAGCCATGTTGGATGGATTCATGTAGTCGACTTGTTAAGGTCGGGGTTAAAGAGAGGAGTCTAGCTCGCGTGACTCTATTCAGGATCGTCGAGTGTAATTTTGGGTTCGTGGGGCTGTATAGTTCGTCGGTCGGGGGCGGGTTAGAAAGAGGTAAGAGGTCGTGTGAGCAGATCGGAAAAGCGGTTGATTCAGGTTGTTCAGGGTTGTGTTGAAAAGCGATTGATCGGTTTGTTTTCCTCCCGTGGGACAAGAGGCAGTGTTGAAGAATTGTCCCTTCGCGTGTCCTTACAGAGGACAGACGCAGACCTGACGGGCGGCAAGTTGGAGATTGAGGTCCATCTTGTCGAGAGCGCGGGTCAGGGTGGTCTTGTTGGTGGCGTCGCAGGCAGGCGACGGGTGATGATGTTCGCAGGGACTCTCGGTGATGAATCTGGACAGGCCGATCGTGGAAGCGAAAGTGGCTAGATTTGTTGTgggaaagagggaaaaacGAGGTACTGTAGTCTGTAGGAGGGAGGAAATAATAGAACCCTGGGTGCGCGCGGGAGGAGCGGGTTAGTAAACGAGCATCGTAATgtcatgtgtgtgtgtgtgtgtgggtgggaTGGGCGATGTGCAGCCGGCGTGGTGGTTGAAGTGGGCGGGGCGTGGGTgcggcggagaggaagaagcgcgGAAGCACAGGTGCAGTGCTAGCGTGCTGGCAGGACTATCCAGTCCCCCCATGGAAACAGATTGCTGTTTAGGTGAAGCGAAGGGTGATTGACTGTGAATGACGGGTGGGCAGGGGAGTGGCGTACGTACCTTTCCTGGCGAGTCCCTGGATTGATGTTTGGCTTGGCTTTGTGAAATTCTTGGCTAAGACGAGATGAGGTGGAATAGAAAGATCTTCCTCGagtgtttttttttgtctcAGAGTCAAGGCCCAAGTATTGATTGGGTGCTCGGGGGGAAAGagaggaaggaagagagagagaaagagagaaggacaGACGGTTCACCGTTTACCaggggagaagagggagagagagtgtgtgtgcgAGTTGTGTGAAGCAGAGGACGGGGACCTTTCTGAAGCACTAGCAGTGAAAAGTACCTATGGTTGgaaggtacctaggtacgaGTAGGTACCTCCGCTCTGTGCTGGTGGATGAGGGGACGGGGTGGGGTGATGCACTGGCTGGTCGCATAACCAAATTTGGGGAAGAGATGCTGGCAGTCCGTTCCTACAGGGGACCTGGATACTGGGTACCTGCCTATGGGTAGAAGCTGGAAAAGGCGTCAGAGGAGGGGAAACGAGAGGGAAGAAAATGCTAGGCCAGCCTGAATACAGTGCCAGACAGCAAAGCTCTCGGGACTCTGGAGGGAAATATCCGTATGTGCTGAAAGAATGACACAGGACGCAAACGAGGCACAAGGAGGTCACCACAAGAAAAAAAGGCATTGGAAAGTTGTGTGGGCTGGACCCGGCCATCCATTCGCGGTCATTGCGGTACTCAGGCCAGGCGGCACTTCGACGGtcagaagaaagaaaaacgAAGAAAAAAGATAAATTGATAATCAGATTCGAACGGCCCGGATGACGACCCTGCGTACCTCTCCCGCGAAGAATAGGTGCAGCTATACCTCTTAGCTCCGTGTGGGGGGGACACCTGCAAGGACACACTCACTAAGCCACAAACGGATAAGGTGCGGGCTTTTGGAGGGTGGCATGCTGAACCTCACTCTGTAAGCTTCGGGTCCACTGCAGCCAAGCTGACCTGGAGAGGCCGTCCGTCAGGGGGAGGAAATCAAAGGAGTTAGAGCCATGGAGGAGattcaaaaaaaaaaaaaaaaaagagtacGTACTTGCCTCTACTCAGACATTTTATTCTTAGTACTTACTGGGTACTGATGGCATTCGGTACGTACTCTCAATCTCTCGCCCTTCCCTTCCCGGACAGGCTCACAAATCCATGGAAGAGCGACTGTAGGCAAACACCGAGGAGAATCCCGCATCAACCTCACAACTTGCATCAACCCGGTAACTTGGCACGTTGGAACCACCCGCTGGCCGCGCAACGAGACGCGAAAGAACATCAAACCGCACCAGTGGTCCCCCAAACCAGACCCGTCAGCGTCTGCCACGATGGATGGGTGGGCTCAATCGAAAAGTGTGACAGTGACCGCTAGGCGACGTGAGGGGCACCTTGGAGACCGACAATAACATCATCACAAGGCTTGACgagaaagaggaaaagaagaagggagaaaaaaagacacTGTGGCTGGCGGCGACCTGAGCGCAACGCAGCCACAGATCGGTGGGTGAGCACTGACGCTTAGTCACccaaagaagaaggcggcgtaGAGCCTGCGAGTTGGAAACCCCAGAATACCTTGCAGACAGGCAGGTAGGCAGACTCCAGACACGCCAGACTGTCAGTCGCTGCGACTCAGCCGTGCGTGGTTGGGCCTCTTCCCAGCCAGCAAGGAACTCTTGATGATCCCCATCGGTACACTATCTCAGTAGCCTGTAGGTACTGTGAGAGAGCGTCCGTCTTACGCGAGTGGCGGTTCTGAACTCAACCGTGTTTGTCGTCCAAGCTGCAGTACCCTCCACTACCTTGGTTACATACTTCATTCGTCcatgatgccgatgccgcgCACGCGCAAGTACTCCCGCGGATCAACTCCAGCCCTCCCCAAACTCGTTGAATGGCAGACAGGCGTACTCTGCAACAGTCTGTTTCACGGGCCAAGTATCTAGAGTCGCCTGTACACCAAGTTGTACGCATAGATACACTGCCGCCTGGTCGGGGATGACAGGGATTCTCCAAACGATCAACAGGCGCGCGTGGCACACTGTTGTGAGCCTGTGTCAGCCATCAAGAATTCTCCAAATCGAGCAGACGACAGTCAGTTGGACCGCGCTAGCCACGGCGACAGCCTCGCTCTTCTGCCGATCATCCTGCCTGTATCTTGCCGTCCCTGGCAGACTCTGGTGAAGTGGGAAATCGCGCTACGTGCTAAAAAGTTTTGGCATCTTCGACTCTAGGTGACACGGCCTCAATGTTCAATCCAAAGGGCTCTCCGCCTCACCTTGAGCCCAGCGCTATGCACCATGTGCGTTATTGGCTTATATCAGACCAGGAGGCGTCATGGCGGAGAACGTCTGATCCTCTCTGCTCTCAGGACCCCTCTCGGCTGTTAACGCCATTCCAGAGTGCCGTCCAACAGTGAGAAGATGACTGCCGTCGCATGCCAGCCAAACTGCCTCCCACTCCGCGCGGCCGTCTTACGTCATGTTCGCTCCCGTCGCAGCCAGAAGCAAACAAGTCCTTCAACGCGTGTTGAACCGAGCGCGGTTGTCGTACAAACACGCCGCTGCTTCAAGAGGTGCAGCAGTGTGATTGATGATGGAATGTTGCCAGGCTGCATAAGCCACgacggggggaggggcgctAACCACGACCACAGTGGCTGGTGTCGGATCTCAGCGGCAGCCAGCAAACCGGAAaacagaaaaaaagaaaaactTGAACCGGCCATTCGGTTTCCACGTCGTTACCCTACAATGATGCATTACCTCACCTGCCCGATCTTCACCTTGGTTGCGCCTCCATCACGGTATCGGTGACGCTGCCAACCCGGCCGAATCAAGGAACCCGTCTgttccctctccttctctctcgctcttcGGACTCTGAGTCGAGTGGCCACCCGGATACcggcacagcacag
Protein-coding regions in this window:
- a CDS encoding Tyrosine phosphatase, whose protein sequence is MNPSNMAGAIVSKRSTRPFLEDGGGHPEEDPTYRPTRRNSKQEDAVPLELAEKYQVKGPSRQGSRESVSAPDTTLDVYVQKQIILVEDEKSKPAAPGEKPVVWHEDALLKAADQLKTPLASPISPGIERVLPIDGRPINFGVVVPGVYRSSYPKPEDFGFIRNLGLKSIVTLVQKDDVDEPYTAFMSGNGIRHHVFNMKGTKKEAIPIRTMKAILRLVLNREHHPLLIHCNHGKHRTGCVVGVVRKVTGWELNTIVDEYRAYAEPKVRDCDIKYLTDFDLSDLSNLFVHDANMRFRVRHFVRVTLFSVFVIFVWMLSGHRMQTTARRVKDVR